From one Lycium ferocissimum isolate CSIRO_LF1 chromosome 7, AGI_CSIRO_Lferr_CH_V1, whole genome shotgun sequence genomic stretch:
- the LOC132065017 gene encoding AP-3 complex subunit sigma-like, which translates to MIKGVILMNDKGKPRLVKFYDYHPAEKQQELIRRLYGVLSSRAENVSNFVKVDSLFGSDARLVYKTYATLHILFIFHSSENELAMLDLMQVFVETMDKCFSNVRELDIVFNFNKVHAILDEIILGGQVLETSSSEVVKAVEEISKMERAANSIMAVPSITGWQSR; encoded by the exons ATGATAAAGGGAGTGATCTTGATGAACGATAAGGGCAAACCCCGTCTTGTTAAATTCTATGATTATCAT CCCGCTGAGAAGCAGCAAGAGTTGATTCGAAGACTATATGGAG TTTTAAGCAGTAGAGCAGAAAATGTAAGCAACTTCGTCAAGGTTGACTCCCTTTTTGGATCA GATGCTCGACTTGTGTACAAGACTTATGCCACACTACATATTTTATTCATATTTCACAGCTCAGAGAATGAGCTTGCCATGCTTGATCTCATGCAAG TTTTTGTGGAGACAATGGACAAGTGTTTCAGCAATGTGCGTGAACTTGATATAGTATTCAACTTTAATAAG GTGCATGCTATATTAGATGAGATCATTTTGGGAGGTCAAGTTCTTGAGACAAGTTCCTCAGAAGTGGTCAAGGCAGTTGAAGAAATCTCTAA GATGGAAAGGGCTGCAAATTCAATCATGGCAGTTCCATCAATAACTGGCTGGCAAAGTCGATAA
- the LOC132065016 gene encoding probable LRR receptor-like serine/threonine-protein kinase At2g16250, with the protein MVQQQQGRVIFFCFVFFLLFDSTFEQGVSFSFAEKFALLQLRSSLGLRAKEWPVKGNPCLDWTGILCENGRVTKINISGFKRTRLGSQTPQFSIDALQNLTFLDSFNASNFALPGNIPEWLGNLASLKVLDLKSCSIIGPIPPTLGNLTSLVTLNLSNNGITGQIPSSFGQLSHLSTLDLSKNKLVGPIPASFGSLQNLTLLDMSSNFFNGAIPPDIGTLLQLKSLNLSDNSLISSIPAQLGNLSNLVDLDLSSNSLTGVVPELGGLRNLQRFTVENNGLSGSLPDALWSMPQLQLLDVSANNFTGILPNVSSVVNATGAVFNLSQNMFYGNLPSLNRRFSFLDLSGNYFEGKLPDYARSNASINSNCLQNVSSQRNVSSQRSRSECASFYSERGLSFDNFGEPNATEPLPAPKSNKKSHRNVIILAAVLGSVGLIALLLICILLLIFCTRKRGGTTQRATEVGPGPASSSPPPPPGPGVSLNFSSLGDAFTYQQILQATGEFNDANLMKHGHSGDLFRGILEGGTLIVVKRIDVNSARKEAYLSELDFFSKVSHSRLVPFMGHCLDNENENEKFLVYKYMPNGDLSSSLFRKNNSDDDSLQSLDWITRLKIAIGAAEGLSYLHHECNPPLVHRDVQASSILLDDKFEVRLGSLNEVCAQEGDSHQNRISRLLRFPQTSEQGASGTPSATCAYDVYCFGKVLLELVTGKLGISASNDASMKEWLDGTLKYISIYDKELVTNIVDPSLIIDEDLLEEVWAMAIVARSCLNPKPSRRPLMRYILKALENPLKVVREEHTSSARLRATSSRSSWNAALFGSWRSSSDVAAVPAAAAVNKLEATSSLKQSGTTGSQGSGPNGDNGHSSSTRRHSKEIFPEPHEE; encoded by the exons ATGGTGCAACAACAACAGGGTAGAgtgattttcttttgttttgtgtttttcttgttgtttgACTCTACATTTGAGCAAGGGGTTAGTTTTTCTTTTGCTGAGAAATTTGCTTTGCTTCAACTGAGATCTTCATTAGGGTTAAGAGCAAAAGAATGGCCTGTAAAAGGTAACCCTTGTTTAGACTGGACAGGTATTCTTTGTGAAAATGGTAGAGTCACTAAGATCAATATATCTGGTTTTAAAAGAACCCGACTTGGGAGTCAAACCCCTCAATTTTCAATTGATGCCCTTCAAAATTTGACCTTTTTGGACTCTTTTAATGCTTCCAATTTTGCACTCCCTGGAAATATTCCTGAATGGCTTGGAAATCTTGCATCTCTTAAGGTTCTTGATCTTAAGTCATGCTCTATAATTGGTCCTATTCCTCCTACCTTAGGCAATTTGACTAGTTTAGTTACTCTAAATTTGTCCAACAATGGTATCACTGGGCAAATTCCCTCGAGTTTCGGTCAATTGTCGCATCTTTCGACTCTTGATCTTTCGAAAAATAAGCTTGTGGGGCCCATTCCTGCTTCCTTTGGTTCACTTCAGAACCTTACCTTGCTTGATATGTCCTCAAATTTCTTCAATGGGGCTATTCCTCCAGACATTGGGACTTTGCTTCAGCTGAAATCCTTGAATCTGTCTGATAACAGCTTAATTTCGTCCATACCTGCCCAACTCGGTAACCTTTCTAATCTGGTTGACCTTGACCTCAGCTCCAATAGTCTTACTGGAGTGGTCCCCGAATTAGGAGGATTACGAAACTTGCAGAGATTTACTGTTGAGAATAATGGGCTGTCGGGATCCTTGCCTGATGCTTTGTGGTCAATGCCTCAGTTGCAACTTCTAGATGTCTCTGCGAATAACTTCACTGGTATTCTCCCAAATGTTAGCTCCGTTGTCAATGCTACTGGTGCAGTGTTTAATCTTTCTCAGAATATGTTCTATGGAAATTTGCCATCTTTAAACAGAAGGTTCAGTTTTCTAGATCTATCAGGAAACTATTTTGAAGGCAAACTACCAGATTACGCACGAAGCAACGCGTCAATTAATAGCAATTGCCTCCAAAATGTATCAAGTCAAAGGAATGTATCAAGTCAAAGGAGTAGGAGTGAATGTGCATCTTTTTATAGCGAGCGTGGCTTGTCGTTTGATAATTTTGGAGAGCCAAATGCCACCGAGCCTCTTCCAGCTCCCAAATCCAACAAAAAGAGTCACAGAAATGTAATCATATTGGCGGCCGTTCTGGGCAGCGTTGGATTAATTGCACTTCTCCTTATTTGTATATTGCTGCTGATTTTTTGCACTCGCAAACGGGGTGGCACGACTCAAAGAGCCACTGAGGTTGGGCCGGGTCCTGCCAGTTCAAGTCCACCACCACCTCCGGGACCCGGAGTATCACTGAATTTTTCAAGTTTAGGAGATGCATTTACCTACCAGCAGATTCTTCAAGCTACAGGTGAGTTCAATGATGCAAATCTTATGAAGCATGGCCATTCAGGTGATCTCTTCCGTGGTATCTTAGAAGGCGGGACCCTTATAGTTGTCAAAAGAATTGATGTGAATTCTGCAAGGAAGGAAGCATATTTATCAGAATTGGACTTCTTCAGCAAGGTTTCTCACTCCAGATTAGTCCCTTTTATGGGACACTGTTTGGATAATGAGAATGAGAATGAAAAGTTCCTGGTATATAAGTATATGCCAAATGGAGATCTCTCCAGTTCTTTGTTTAGAAAAAACAATTCGGATGATGATAGTTTGCAGTCATTGGATTGGATAACAAGACTGAAAATTGCTATTGGAGCTGCTGAGGGTTTGTCTTATCTACATCATGAATGTAACCCGCCTTTAGTGCACAG AGATGTTCAAGCAAGCAGCATACTTCTTGATGATAAGTTTGAAGTGCGGTTAGGGAGTCTAAATGAGGTCTGTGCACAAGAAGGAGACAGCCATCAAAACAGAATATCCAGGCTGCTCAGGTTTCCACA GACGTCGGAACAAGGTGCATCAG GTACACCTAGTGCCACCTGTGCGTATGATGTCTACTGTTTTGGAAAGGTTTTGTTAGAGCTAGTAACTGGCAAGCTGGGTATTAGTGCATCCAATGACGCCAGCATGAAGGAGTGGTTGGATGGTACACTAAAGTACATTAGTATATATGATAAAGAACTTGTCACAAACATTGTGGATCCTTCCTTAATCATAGACGAAGATTTATTAGAGGAAGTATGGGCGATGGCTATTGTTGCCAGATCTTGCCTCAATCCCAAACCTTCAAGGAGACCTTTAATGAGATATATCCTTAAAGCTTTGGAAAACCCTTTGAAGGTAGTTAGGGAAGAACATACTAGCTCAGCAAGACTTAGAGCAACTTCATCGAGAAGTTCATGGAACGCCGCACTGTTTGGCAGCTGGCGTAGTTCCTCAGATGTGGCAGCCGTACCTGCTGCAGCCGCAGTTAATAAGTTGGAAGCAACAAGTAGTTTGAAGCAATCAGGAACAACGGGTTCTCAAGGAAGTGGTCCTAATGGGGACAATGGTCATTCTTCATCAACTAGACGACATTCTAAAGAGATTTTTCCCGAGCCACATGAGGAGTAG